In Trichoplusia ni isolate ovarian cell line Hi5 chromosome 2, tn1, whole genome shotgun sequence, the DNA window GATGTCCATTTGCTTCGTCAACTTTGCCGGCAGTATCGCCACTTTAGCGAACAAGTGTAAATCATCTTTATTTTGTTCCCTTATGATCGCGGTGTACAATTGTGACGTGTAATTAGCGCCGCCACTTGATatgtcatttataattaattcatggTTTGCAAACCCTTGTTCTGCTgctattttgtttaacaaattacGTAAATTTTGTTCCTTGTGCTCCATTGTTGATTTCTTGATGCGTACTGATGTGACTTTTTGACTGACAATATATATAGATAGCGAAATATTTGTAGATAAGTTAATTACAAGACGATATTAACTACTTGAGACATATGTGCGTAGTACAATCAGTTTTGTTTTGCGCGACCATGGTTCAGcacaaaatttgttttgttttccttatcACTAGACACTGTATGCCATCTAGACGCATTGCTTCAGTCGAATTCGTTGGGTGCTGGTAAATAACCTGTAATAGTAATAATGATGGTAGACTAGACTAGACTTTTTACTTGTTAGTTGTTACCAGAACATCAAACCCTATCACGGACAGCCGGCGCGTTTGAGGTCCGTTTTGTTACAACACAAGCTAATTTTCTAGTCCAGCAAGCGATTAGATGTAATATTTTGGTGATCATTAGCACGAGTGCATACGATGCGCTCCGAGGTTTAATTTTCCAGCAACATATTGCTAAAGATTGCATTAGAAATAGTGTCTGTGTTGACGATACATAAAATGAAGATCGTGGTATGATATTATGACATTTAAATTTGCTTGGAGGATTTGCTTGTTACAgacatacaaaaagaaaaagggAGAGCAACTTAGTTTATAATGACTTACGGAGCACTTGGCCGTAGTTGTTTAGAGGCTGCACTGAAACGATACTACTGATATACATATGTAATGTGGCAGATGATCGCTAGATCAGGCCAAAAGTGAGTTGGTATTGCCCATTGAACATGTTCAGCTAACTAGTCATTTTCGCAAACAATTTCTCTGTAAATTTTTGCCGTTACTGTAATTGTTGTTTGAGTTTTGTTCCGTTCCGTTCCACGGGTGCGGAATCCTAAAAAcgcatacctacataataataatacctaattacAAACAGCTGTTTGTAGGTACAAcattatctatataaaaaaCCTTAATCACGATGAATATTCCTTCACTTTTATTAGACTTTATTGCGTTATTATTTGGAATtttgtatttagttatttttgtgtaaagtTTTAAGGCAGTCATTAATTCCAGATGTTATTGGATCTAAGCCGATATATTGTTACCGAATCCAGGTATATCACAATAGTGAAATGAGAGGAAGCGTGCTGTGCTGTGGAGTTGGTTGCGGCGTTTCTTCTCCAGGGGTAGAAGTGCTTACTAAGTAGCGCAGAGTGGGCGATACGGGATGCTGTCAAGAgatgtttttgtgaaatttcAATAAGTACTGCTTGATAGTctgttttgaataaatgatttaatattttgatcatGGAGATGGTCTCATCAAATTTCGGGTCATACCGTTAACtgtaaaaaaacagttgaaatacattttattctaaTCGATGTTGTGGTCGCTGTGAATgttataagtatataagtaggtatattttctATCGTTGGTATGTGCCGCAATAGTCTTGAAGGTTTAGGATAAAAGatgctaaatataaattaatataaaaaaatataattaagacacACAAGAAAATCGGAAAAATTACGACAATTCATGGTGACTGCAAAAATTGTGGGATTGGGTACCAAGTCATTAAAGAGTGGCAATATTTGTTTTCGTATAAGTAGTATCTAAGGATTAGAATCAAGTCACTTTTAGGTACAAtcttaataaatgtttgtaacgatgataatttaatttaagaagtgATAATAACTAAACCATTATAAAATAAGGGATTATTAGTACTCAATCATAATTCCTTAGATAAGGTCGCGTGGCTCGGGATGATTTAGCAAATAACACAAagtcaaattatttatctaGAAAACATTTCGGTGTTTTACGGCCACATCAGTAGAGAATTAACCGCATTTGATAAAGAAATCTTGCATAATGATTAATTTgcatgaaattttatatttttggggaATTATTCTAATCAACTAAATAAAGTAGATGTCGTAacgtggttttttttattatgaagatATGAACAGTGTGGAAGGCGGGGACTTTTAGAGGAGGACAGAGGAGACATTTTTGTGTCTTGTCCGTGTTTCATCATTTTTAAACAGATTACATTTTTAGACAGAACTACTTTGCATCAATAGAAACTGTagttaagcaataaaaatgttcacATTATGTCTCACAGGACAGggaaatgattaaattatataatgtggagtttgttgcgccgcgccgtttcttctttacagctagagcacttactAAGCGGTGAAGGATGGGCGATACGGGGAATTGTCTGtgtaacttttactttttagaggctaaacaatttatttatttgtatttcctGGTGAGGGATCCTGTAACTCGACTAATACCTCTGGATTTCAAATgaaacaacataattaattaacgtCCTCCAAGCTATTTTGGGTTAACATGGAGTGACTGCCTGTTAGACCACCAGGTCTTACAGTCGCTCCATGTGCAGATGATTACTAGTACCTATTGCAAGTTATTAACGAAATTCTTTAACGTGTCACACGACTGTAATTCTTGAGgaattgataaaatttcatgaaaaattaCTTAGTCCTTAATTTTAACGATATTGCTAGGTTGTTATTACCTATAGTGATATGTTATCAAAATCCGTTAAGCATTTTTTCAAAGATTAAATGtacaaagcaaataaacaaagattttttttgccgTCACAACCGTAGACCAGCTGAAAAAGGCCATTTTGACATTTACAGTCAATTAACTAATTTCGTAACTAGTTAATTACTACAGgcagaaaatataaagatagaAAGGTGATTATCGGAAAGTTTCCTATGGTTCAAGACGTCCTACAGGTTTAGGTCTCCGCTTGAGAAACTAAGGAAATCAAGAAAgtgagaaaacaaaataaaaaagtatgtatttagTATCAAGagtttgtaaataatagttaCATTAAGCGTATTTACTGAATACATATATCGATAGATCACTGAAGCCTAGTATATTAtgctcaaaaataataataatgaaggtTCCGAAAGAAGACTACTTATTTCCGGAATTCGTTACACATTAAATTTGCCTCAGTTGATGATGTTTATCCCCATGCAAAAATACAGTATTTCGAATATATCTATTGAAATATGTTAATGAATAACAAattcgtttataatataaaataacattagctCTAATATTTATACCGTCGCATATCTTTTGAGCCACGCATATGGCGGACAGGCACGCGACTGCTCGAGCCGAGTCACACTTGTTTTTCCAAGATAATGTTAATATCATCTAATAATTGTTCATACAGGTGTATTATAGATAATTGCTCTTGTGATTTGATAAAAACTTAAGTTATCGTATCTGGTttacaataagaaaaaatgGTCAACTGCGAGTTGGAATCGCAATTACTAACGGCTTCGTACCTTACCGTACGACTTAGGTACCTTTGCTGTAAGTAGTACCTGTAGTAGACCTTGTACCATACAAGGCCAGCACCTCGACGCGGACATAGTTGACAGCGTGTAATGATAGACTACACAAATAATAAACGGATGTACCCAGTGATTGTGTTGTGTTAGACTTCCTTATTCAATGTTGCTGTTTTTTGGGTTCCGCACCCAAAGAGTGAAAACGAAACCCTTTTATTGAGGctacgctgtctgtccgtctgttaccagtcTGCATTACGTAAGCTGTGATAGCTGGAGAGTTGATAGGCTCAAAGATCGACAAACAACAACGTGGAGGTTAAGCAGCGTGTGTGCCTTCATaaatatgatgaatatttttttgtttgtaccgAACAAGTCTGATATGCACTTGACAGACAGTTTAAATATCGGGTATGTTGCAAGGGGTGCAAAACTGTACAAGATTGTTAATTCAATAAGTTTATCCAGAgtttcttacttttttttaaaggaggTATAAATCGCAATTCGCTatgtgaatttaatgttttataggaGGACAAAAGTCTGGCACTATTTCCTTACCTATATTTATATCAACACATCTGTTACAATCCATCATAATTGATCAGTTTGCTTTCCAATTTAATATACTAACAAACATCGTGGCatatatatctattttatttgatattgttcCCATTGTATTTACTAGGGGCGCTGTCATCGCACACACAGCTAATAGACAATCTTATGTACtatcaaatttcaatttatttcgttCGGTAACTGTgactaaaatacaattttgataacTCGCTGAGTACCAGATAATTGACTGGCTGAAACGATGGTTATTCCCCTTTCGACAGCTGAATTATGAACCAATGGCACAATTTTCAGTTCAGATAAGAGCGATCATTGATGTTCACAATTGTAGTCCTGCATAGATATGGTCAAAATAAAAGAATCCTTATCGTCATTATCGTTATATTCGTCCTAATTGTAACAATTACTATACGTACACTTATGGATGATGGTCGGGCTCCTATGGACTCCAACCAGCCTACTTAAATCGGTCATTGACCTACGATGTGTCCATATTACTAGTATGTGGGCAACGTCTATGTTATTCTCCCCCTTCCACTCTTTTTCACAAAGTTGGCTACTATCCCCTCCGCCAATGACGCTGACATAATCCACAAATAGTCTATCTAGGTCATGGTCTACAGTCAAATTTCATCCAAACCCGTTCAGGCATTAAACAGTCATCACAACTTTCACCTTTAAACCTACTAACCGTGTTACTGTAGACAGATTTGACTGCGTTAGATAGTAAGTTCCTTGGCTGCTTTGTTGATTAACTCGCCAAGCcaaacttacttacttactctgTTGGCTCAGCGAAAAAAATTGTGTCTTGGCTTCTGATACGAGATAGTGCCACTTTACCTGATCTTTCgccacttctcgccagtcatCGGCATGAAGCGCCCGAAGATCCGCCTCAACTGTATCACTCCAGCGATACCTGGGTCAAGCCATTCCGGTGACTGTTACTgatgatgggctcctttttccgcacgtaggctccaagtcggcccattgggCGTCGGGAGGTTTTAAGAGGCTGTCAGTCTAGTCATTTGGACGTGTCAAAAATGTTAATCCTGAAGGACGCGGGGGGGCAAAAACGGAGTCTAAATCTAAATactacttttacaaaaaaaaaaatattaataatgaatccATATTTTATAGCTCAGTATACGGATATTGTGTTATCGTCATTTGAGTGGCACATACCATTCACGCAGCAGCCATTTGAAGCATAACGTTGTCGAAGTTCGCAGTCGGTTTATTGATGTAATTATTCTTGTGACCTGTTAGAAATCGTCTTAGAGTTTCTTAACAATGGGCATTGTAACTATTTATGTTATCTTCTGCCGTCCAGATGTGTGTCGGGAAgcaaaactaaactaaataacgcGACAAGAATAAACAGATACGTTAAATTCAAATCTATCATCGTAGTACTCATTTATTGGGTGTGGTAATTGAACCCGTGACCTCCGAACGGAAGAGATAAATCGCCTCCACGACAATTGTGTCGACTCTAACACTAGTACaagcaatgtttttaaattttaaccaaaGGACCGTAACTTGGTGCAGCAATAAAGTTAGAATGCTTTATTAATGTTGTATTTAAACTTAggtcaaagtttaaaaatagttgcagtaattaacaacaatacaaataaacatcCTTATATTCACAGCAAAAAATAACCTGAAGATACTCGAACTGGTTTGActgacaattaaataattataattaattagtcaaCGCTCTGAAGTACTCGTAgatatgtaaacaatgttatttctACAGTAGTTTACAACAATTAACCAGCTAAACACTACCAATTTAATGTGTCGAATAGAATGTTATTAATTTGGTGTGAGCCTGTGAAGTACGCGTTGTCTCCCGCCACCGGACCAACCGTTTTGGGCCAGTCGCGAAACACACCGCAACCATGTCGGACGCAGAGATCGAATTACGTAAAATACTCGGAAATGTTACCAAACAACTAAACTATACAGATGCAGAAATATCCATCAAGGATTTGAGTAGTGGCGGAGCTAACTATACGTCGGTGTTGTTCTCCGTGACCATCACGAGCCCTGGCCGCGAGCCCTTGAAACTGTTCGCCAAAGTGGCCAGCGCCAGCGAGCAGCTCCGGAAAGCGATTCACATCGATCATCTGTTCAGCAACGAACAGCTGATGTACAATCACCTGGTCGATATGTTTGAGAAAATACAAGACAAATACAACTTGAGCCCGGAGCATCGCTACGTGTTCCCAAAATTCTTTGGAGGTCAATCCACATACGGTAAGGAATGTGTCGTGATGGAGGACCTGACGCAGAGTGGCTACTCCATGTACAGCAGGTTTAAGTCCCTGGACTTCAagcacgccgccgccgccgtggAGGTCCTGGCTAGCTTCCACGCGCTCTCCTTCGCATTCCAACACGAGGATCCTGAACAATTTGCTAAAGTAGCGGACAAAGTGAAACATGTCAAACATCCTGAAAATCCGGGTATGAAGGGGACCTTCATGAAAATTCTGGGGTCGGCCATCGAAGCTACCAGGGCTGAGCATAAAGAGAAAATGTTGAAGTTTTTTGATGAACAGTACCTGGATGAGTTCAACAAGTTTAGGATGCCGCTGGGCACGACCGTGCTGTGCCACGGCGACTACAGAGCCAGCAACCTGCTGTTCAGGACACAGGTGAGGCTTACTATGATAAGTTATATGTTATGTTTTCCATGAATACGGCTTAACCTtcgtacttataaaaaataaacagtgtgtTGCGGCGGATAGTAATAACATTAATCAACGCACTTCCATAACTTGAATTTAATTGGTTTCCGACGTCATCATAATAACAACAGCAGAGGCGAagcttaaacataaatatctaGTATTCTCTTCATCTGTTGTAGAAAACTGATTTTTGCTTTAAGGTACTTTCTATAAACCAGGCGTTACTAAACGAAGTGTTGGTTCGCATAGACCACATAACCCAGATAATTGTCAAAAACCTTCCCCACGATAAAAGGATTCGTTTCGCTTTCCGACAAATCATAATAATGGTTATTGTGTTTATTCAGTCATTACTAAGTACttgaaattatgataaaatctTATCATTTCTGTTGTTCAAACAAGATTTTATGCTTTATGAATACTCATTGACtatagactggtagccgaccccaacatagttgggataagggccaatgatgatgaatgatgaataCTCATTATAAATTGAGTGGTCTTATTTTTGTTCTTCCTTATGCAAGAGTTTAATCACTGTCCGTTCAGACtattgtaagtaggtattattaatGACAGCCATGTACATGAGTAAGTATGTTTCCATAATGCGTTGTTAGAATAGCAATAAGAAAcgattatgttatttttaaagtatttcaacCGTTACGACCAGAGTTGTTGACCTGATTATCTAATGATGTTTGTCAAAGATAAgggaatataattatttgtattatctGTCGTTTAGTGTGAATACTTCGTATACCAAGTAATGAGTAACCGATCTATCTGTGGTTTTCtaaaattagaatatttaagaTTATAAAGTCAAAGTCCATAACTTActccattaattaattaataaaattcagaagtaaaaattgaaaaaacaactttaattagTACAGTGTGGCcgtgatttttatgtttttcctttgtcataatgagtttTTATAAGCTAGGTCGTAACAATTCAGCCATGTTCAGTCCATTTGTCCTATCTTGAAAACCACTTTACCATTTTTGATGAAACTCACTATTTCGGTTACTATCGTAGCCCTCAAATTgtgtggatttttttttctttatttatttatttatttatttatctttaaacaaataggtaggtaacttattaactaagccccacaaaaccgttgcaatggtttgactgtggggtcgatgagtctctagacatagttactatcttacttaaatgtacttattactaaatatatataataaaaacataaaaacataaatttgcGTTTAGTCACTTGACTTAGATATGTCATTTTCATATGAGCGTTTTGGGTAAAGGGGAAAGTTgtgtaatataattgtaaatttactTTGACCACCTTCTTGCTCCTCCTTAATCCATTAGACCACCAAGATGCATTgatttgtgtttataaatatacttgGCTATATCACGTGTGTATCTGTATTCTCACAGCGTATCATCTGTCAACGACCAGTCAGTAGGCTACGCAAACTAGGAGGTTGTTTGTTGTCATTAATCAAGATAACACTTATAAtaagtactatattattattgtattgtcatACAGGTACTGTAATAAAGTACCAACTCAATCATTATTGCTCATTTACCTATAAGTGTTAGTCCATTTATCAAtcgtatttaaagtttttttttttgtaggagAGGTCAATGATCTTTCTTATTTTGtgtcagtattattttaatagctgTTGACTTTAtgcaactttttaaattataattttgtcaaCATTCCCACAAGAGctaacagggccccgattcggctattttacaatggcggatgaatgaatggcaattggattaaaattgaaattattcctattctcttaaacattttaccAATACAGTAGTTGAAAGTcgattgtattgaccttgagtctACCGTCCCGtacttaatttacaattattgtgtagaaaaatgcttaagaaaatacgaaaattgtcattttaagccaaattgaatcggccgttgtaaatagcagaattggggcccaggtatCATGATACTTATTTggatatcaattttaaataatagtctTTTTTAATTAGGAATCGTCAATATTTTAACATAGTTTTTGAGCCTCAATGTAAAAAAGCCGATCATAACGCTTCACTAATCTACGAAGTTGGAAATCTGAAACTACCTGGGTTTTTGTTAAGAGTTAACCATTTTTTATTAGCTCCAatggaataaaatatgtttatatttatagtttaaaacaGACAGTTTAAAGCTATGAAATTACACCTTTTTGTAGGACAAAAAACTTACATATTATCGTTTTTAAAAACGTATTCTAAGACCTATTCGTGTTTTTTCACTgacgataaattataattttgtactttaaaaccaaattttacagatatttaatattgactggttttcatgaaaattgttcTTTCCATGCAGAACACACAaaacagatatttaaaataattatgtctgTTATACCACGTTGTTTACTACGTGACCGAATATTTTTTGCCGttgaaatattactaaaaattgTTTAACAGAGTTCAATTGCTAAAGTCGTCGTCTAAACAACGGCCTTGGCACCTGATTGTCGTAATCTCAACGTAAAGGAGGTCGATGGCCACAGAGTTTCTATTCAATATGGTACACAACTGTCAAAGCAATGTCAACTTAAAGAAAAGAGGTCTTGATTCTTTTTTTCTGCCATTTGAAAATGGGTTTTTATGTTatcacgaaatattttttattgtgattgaCTTCAACTGTTTGATTTTTAACTTTCTATTTCTTACACGTATGTCTTTGGCTATTGGCAGTCCTTCGAATTCCGCagatagtaaaaatattgtttttctacgtaaaattaaaattgttttcaataacaAGTATCGACTAAAATTCAACTAATAAGTGGCATAACCATTGTTAGAGACACCACACCCGCTTGCGTTGAAAAGTATAAGATTTCGATTTCTGTCGGATTTAATATACCCTTACACCCTAAcaaacctaaacaaaaaaatcttttctcattttttttgaCGTTATATGACTTCTATATTGTAATTTGCGAATATAATTAATTGCTATTTAAGCGGCAACCGCGCGGAAAAAAACCCATATCATTTTGGTGTTTAATCTGTGAGGTAGATATCTAAAGCAAACAATAGTACAATGTCTTTATTGTTCTTGTATAATATCCGTCAAAAATTATGAAAGTTCATTGTAGTTGGTTAATGATTGCTAAATACGAATTCGCTATAcctagttaattatattttcgtatttaGGAAAAGAGAAAATATGTCGCAGAGGCCAATCAGATTTTTGCTTTATATAGCCATTTGATCCACTAATTAATATGTACTTatcttattatttgaaatgacCTACATGGTGTAAACATGTTTCATTCTCAAGGATAGTCTTCAATATAAAACATTCTTCTTCATTTCTCACATTGTCACTGGTTACATTATCTATGTAGTACCTCATATCATATCAGTAAGGGActctttattaaaattcctCGTTAAAAATTTCAGAATGGACGCATCGAGCCAATCGTTGTGGACTACCAGACGCTGCACACCGGCTGCCCAGCGGTGGACGTCTTGTACTTGGAGTTCATGAGCACAGACGAGGAGTTCCGCAGGGAGCACCACGAGGCGCTGGTGGACCACTACTTCCAGGAGTTCACGGCCGCGCTGGACAGGCTCGGCCTGGATGTCAACCAGGTGTATCCCAGGGAGACTTTCGACAAGGAGTTTCGAGAGGTAGAGTTTAATATTTTGAGAAATGTAATTGCTCTTGCGACTGATTAATTATTCTTGACGAGGATAGCTAACACCTGATTGGGTCGATGCtatattaagatttattaaaaaaaatatttgggtcAAAATCCCGCCCAAggaagtcggttacaaacatacgggtgaaaaacaataacaaaatcggttcatccagttaGGAGTTCTGAtgaacaaatacttaaaaaaatagtactaccgaattgagaacctcctgtATTTGAAAATTTGTTGAAAAGCGTCCAATCTCAAAGAGTATAAGTTCATTAAATGGTTTATGCTGTATTGAATACCTTAATAAGAACATACTAGAATTACTCTTCAAAATTTGTGAACTGTCCATGAATAAAACTTTCATCAACATGCTATTTCACTTCAAAACCCCATTCCTCCCCAGATGCTAGGCCCTGCACTCCGCACCGCGTCTGTGGTGCTCCCGCTGGTGCTGGTGGAGGAGAGCCAGGCTCCCACGATGAGCACCGCGTCCGGCGTGGAGAGCTTCGCCGTCTCACCCAACGAGCGCTTCGCCGAGCGCTTTGGCGGCGTCGTCAGCGACTGCGTGCGGTGGGGGGTACTCTAACACACAGTTGACGGTATACGGCATTTTGTAGCAtagaaataaggttgaaattcaactgtttgttttatagttataccgcggtatttgtttgtttgttcttgCAATTGCCATGGTTACGTAAGGTAGATGAAGAATAAACCGAGAGAAAATCTGTTAGTCTAGCCGGATGGTTCTTAGTGCTgttctattttaaaacttaatatttgtgGAATTTCAGAAATGAAATTTatggttattaataaaataattacctcaATGTGTGTTGTGTAGGTCCATAACATTTTAGTCTGCGTTTCTGCCAGAAATGTGTTGGACTATTGCAACTGCAACTGTTTTTAGCATGTGttattgtatgtatatattaattatggacctattttattactgttttgtattcttagataaattgataaataaatgaaaaatttatgaaaacttcataaatataatatatacatcaGAGGAACACAATATTGTGGCCTATAAAATCAGAGTTTATCTCGAATATCTGTTGTTATAATTAGAATTAtgatcaatatatttttataattcaattaatattgagTGTTACATAGGATCTTTGCGACAGATAATCACAACCTCAAATCTACCTGTATATTGCTCATCATTTTTATTGTGTGTGTAATCAGatttactgaaatattaataagtaaatactttataaaataaagtattgtgaTCAAGTTTCTAGTGTATTTGGTGACTGTAATATTATTCATAGTTACAATACGAAGCCTGCGGTGTttatccgtccgtctgtcaggTTATAATCTCATGAACCCCAATCAATAAGAGAGCACACATTTTTAGattctgtattatttattagagtcagttttgtaaagtattttacaaTTCTACAACAAATAAACAGCTGACACAAACTAGATGATATATCTATGggatcaaatgacagctatttaactttaaatgaagaatcaacaaaatcgtttCATGCAGTTTAGCGGAAacagacataaaataaatatagacgAATTGAcaacttcttttttaaatattattctacaaCGACATTCCATTCTCATTGATCAATCATTTATCAAGCTGTTACattattcatacatacataatgttatGTTCATAATCTTAAGTACGGTTGAGGATACCTATTGTCAATTTAGTAATGTTGTTATAATGCAAgtcgttaattaaataaacggGTTAAAATCCCTGCAGCtccccttttttttttttttttggttaggcgggggaatcctcatggacacccacctcctcgggggaggaagtgggtagtgtcagactcttactgactaaaccttaaccgccgtacagcgtccccgtatttagtgggtgcgcgggcatgcatagcatttcaacacgcaccgaCTGCGGGGCACCGTCGGCTAATAGATGCCGACGGCTTCCTTCGTttcggaggccgacgtgtagagAGCGTTGGCCTCCCCACCTGGTACTAGGACCACATCCACTGCACAAAATGTGGCCTCCCGTCGGGGTCCTATAAACAGACGACAAACACCCCCGTGCATGTCGCCTAGGGCcttagttagggcgggagagcgcgctcatgcgctGCTCTGCGCCGACCCATCCGACGTCTTCGTATTTGAGGCGCGTTCGGGTCGTTTTCCCGCGCGCACTCCGCTACCTCCTTCTGGGACATAACGGTCTCGCAGAAGAAGGACAACGCGTCCCACGCTGTGCGTCTGCTGAGGGTAGCAGCGACTACAGCTGACAGCGAGGCGACATCGACGCCTCCCAGCGCCAAGGTGAGCTCGGCGCGAGGCTCCGCAAAGGCGGGACATACGGCTAGTGTATGCAGTGCGGTGTCATCTTGATCACCGCACTGATGGCACGCAGTCGTCACCTCCCTACGTGCAACTCGGTGCAAGTAATGGCCAAAGGCCCCGTGCCCAGTCAGcacctgcgtgaggc includes these proteins:
- the LOC113502136 gene encoding uncharacterized protein LOC113502136, with translation MSDAEIELRKILGNVTKQLNYTDAEISIKDLSSGGANYTSVLFSVTITSPGREPLKLFAKVASASEQLRKAIHIDHLFSNEQLMYNHLVDMFEKIQDKYNLSPEHRYVFPKFFGGQSTYGKECVVMEDLTQSGYSMYSRFKSLDFKHAAAAVEVLASFHALSFAFQHEDPEQFAKVADKVKHVKHPENPGMKGTFMKILGSAIEATRAEHKEKMLKFFDEQYLDEFNKFRMPLGTTVLCHGDYRASNLLFRTQNGRIEPIVVDYQTLHTGCPAVDVLYLEFMSTDEEFRREHHEALVDHYFQEFTAALDRLGLDVNQVYPRETFDKEFREMLGPALRTASVVLPLVLVEESQAPTMSTASGVESFAVSPNERFAERFGGVVSDCVRWGVL
- the LOC113501249 gene encoding uncharacterized protein LOC113501249 is translated as MCQNILEIRRKLNSLLETTCQGSCREPLPREREIWCREARLDAMRTWELRLANPTAGRATVEAIRPNLQPWVERRYGVLTYRLTQVLTGHGAFGHYLHRVARREVTTACHQCGDQDDTALHTLAVCPAFAEPRAELTLALGGVDVASLSAVVAATLSRRTAWDALSFFCETVMSQKEVAECARENDPNAPQIRRRRMGRRRAAHERALPP